The DNA segment CAACCGCGAACTGCAAGTTGGCGACAAAGCGCCAGATCAGTACAAACGCGACGACGCAGCCATTGCCGACTGGAAAGGCAAAGGCCTAGCCGCCCCGGAAAAGGACAGCCATTGGGTGAAAATGGGCGATCACTATGTGCTGGTGCAGATCACCAACGGCGTGGTGCTGGCCATTCAGCCCGCCTCCTGAGTCAGCACGGGCCGAGCAATGCCGCCATATGCACGGCATTGCGCCCACCGGCCTTGGCTTGGTAGAGCGCAGCGTCGGCCTGGCCGAGCAGGCTGGCGGCGTTGTCCTCGGCAGCGGGGATGCCACACCACAAACCGACACTGAAACGCAGCTCGATGTCATCGCCCGCAAAGCGCGCCGGACTCTGGGCGATCGCCTCACGCAAGCCCTGTAGCGCCGCCATGGCGCCCTCACGATCGGTATTGGGCAACAGCAGCAAGAACTCTTCGCCACCATAACGGCCAAGGCTGTCGGTCAAGCGCAAGCGCTGCTGCAACTGGCGCACGCAGTGGCACAGCACCTCATCACCGGCCAAGTGGCCGTGCAGGTCGTTGATGCGCTTGAAATGGTCGATGTCGATCATCGCCACGGCCAGGCTGCTGTGTTCGCCCCTTGCCCGCTCCAGCTCCACAGCGAAGCGCTCAAGAATCGCCCGGCGGTTGTAGGTGCCGGTCAGCACATCGCGCAAGGCCATATGCTGCAAGCGCGATTCGCTGCGCTCCTTGGCCATCAGCACCAGGCCAATCGAATACATCATCACCGTCACCGTACCAATGGCCACCGATACCGTCTGCTTGAGATTGCTGGTGTCGTAGCGCATGTCCGCCGCCTCCCCCAGCACCACCGCCACGGCGCGCATGCCCAGCCCGACCAGGCTGATCAACGCGCCAATCACCAGCAGCAGGTGCGCCCGGCCTGGACGCTCGACGTGCCGTCGCGCCCAGCAAAGGATCAACGAGCATTGCAGCATCAGCACCAAGGTCGCCAGCAGCATGCGCGGCTCCAAGGTGTCGAGCAGCAGCATCAACCCCAGCAACATGACTGCCGGAATGATAAAGATCGAGCGCCACGGCACCCGCTGTTCGCGCACCCGGAACAAGCTCGCCGAATAAAACGCCAGGGCCAGCGACAGCAGGCTGTTACCCAAGCCATAGCTGATCCACAGCGGCGCATGGGCGTACAGCGTATAGCAGACGTACGCCAGGGCATGGGCGAGCAGCCCGCAGCCGGTCAGCAGCAGGTTGTCGCGGCGGTTGAACTGGCCGACCAGCAACAGGCAAAAGGCCAGGATGGTCGCGACCAGGGCAACGGCGGCGAACAGTGTCGGGGTATGGGCGATCATCGTGATTCACCGTGTGGCAGACAGCCGTCTTCAATGCGGCCTGGCTCAAGTCTAGGGGCCGGCGCTCACCCCAGCCATGACCGAGCGGGACAGAACAGCAGCCGCCAGGCACATGACGATGTTGCGCGGGAGAAATATTTTTACCGTGCAGAAACCAAATTGATCGATCCCGGTCTCAGTGGTTACCCCGTAAACCTATGCGGATCAAGGACCTATATCGTGATCACCCGCCTTGCAAGTCTCCCGCTGATTGCCGCGATGCTGCTGGCCGCTGGTTGCCACAGCCATCATTACCACGACGATGATGATGGCTGGCGTGACCGCGACCGCGATCGCGGCCATCACCACCGTCATGACCGTGGTGACGATGATCGCCGCTACCGTGACCGCGATTACCGCTGAAACGTCTTTCCAACCCTGATTTGCCGCCCGTGACGCGGCACTCTACTTTGATGATTCCTTTGAGGTTCATGAACATGCGTTTGACTCTGCCTTGCGTTGCCCTCGGCCTGCTGCTATGCCAAGGCGCCTTTGCCGGTGACGGTACTGCGGCCATTGGCGGCGGCCTGGGTGGCGCCCTGGGCAACGTGGTTGGCCAACAAATGGGCGGCAGCACGGGTGCAGCCATTGGCGCCGGCCTGGGCGGCGCCGCCGGCAGTGCGGTAGGTGCCCGCAAGGGCAACCGTACCGAAGCTGCGATCGGTGGTGGCCTGGGTTCGGCCGGCGGCTCGCTGCTGGGCGGCAAGCTCGGCGGCTCGACCGGTTCGACCGTCGGTGCCGGTCTGGGCGGCGCTGCTGGTGGTGCCATCGGCAACCACCTGGGCGACAACAACGGCAGCAAGAAGAAACACAAGCGTCGTCATCATCGCCACTGATCGCCTGCCCCACCCATCGCGGGGGCAAGCCCCGCGATTGGCTTAGCCACAAAAACCCTGCAACACATCAATACACCCTTCACCCCACAATGGCACACTGGCTGCTACTGTCTTTCGTGCCCCCTTGAGTGAAGGAACACCCCCTCCCGATGAACCCTGAGCTGCTCACGGTCCTAGGCCTGCTGGCCGTCGTCGTCCTTTTGTTTGTCATCAACCGACCGCGCATGGACGTGGTCGCGCTGCTGGTGATCCTGTTTCTGCCGCTGTCGGGCATCCTCACCGTTGAGCAAGCCCTGGCGGGCTTTAGCGACCCTAACGTGGTGCTGATCGCGGCGCTGTTCGTGATCGGCGAAGGGCTAGTGCGCACTGGCATCGCCTATCGCATCGGCGAGTGGATGAGTGCCCGTGCCGGCAATAGCGAAGCACGCCTGCTGGTGCTGTTGATGGTATCGGTCGCAGGGCTGGGTTCGGTCATGAGCTCGACCGGCGTGGTGGCAATCTTCATCCCGGTGGTGCTGAGCATTGCCGCGCGCCTGAGCATTTCGCCCAGTCGACTGATGATGCCCTTGAGCTTCGCCGGGCTGATCAGCGGCATGCTCAGCCTGGTCGCCACGCCGCCCAACGTGGTGGTGCACAGCGAGCTGGTGCGCCACGGCGAGCAA comes from the Pseudomonas urmiensis genome and includes:
- a CDS encoding GGDEF domain-containing protein is translated as MIAHTPTLFAAVALVATILAFCLLLVGQFNRRDNLLLTGCGLLAHALAYVCYTLYAHAPLWISYGLGNSLLSLALAFYSASLFRVREQRVPWRSIFIIPAVMLLGLMLLLDTLEPRMLLATLVLMLQCSLILCWARRHVERPGRAHLLLVIGALISLVGLGMRAVAVVLGEAADMRYDTSNLKQTVSVAIGTVTVMMYSIGLVLMAKERSESRLQHMALRDVLTGTYNRRAILERFAVELERARGEHSSLAVAMIDIDHFKRINDLHGHLAGDEVLCHCVRQLQQRLRLTDSLGRYGGEEFLLLLPNTDREGAMAALQGLREAIAQSPARFAGDDIELRFSVGLWCGIPAAEDNAASLLGQADAALYQAKAGGRNAVHMAALLGPC
- a CDS encoding glycine zipper domain-containing protein, translated to MRLTLPCVALGLLLCQGAFAGDGTAAIGGGLGGALGNVVGQQMGGSTGAAIGAGLGGAAGSAVGARKGNRTEAAIGGGLGSAGGSLLGGKLGGSTGSTVGAGLGGAAGGAIGNHLGDNNGSKKKHKRRHHRH
- a CDS encoding RcnB family protein, producing the protein MKLRPLLSALLLSATLPILPLTATAAPSAEQSVTAPETHNRELQVGDKAPDQYKRDDAAIADWKGKGLAAPEKDSHWVKMGDHYVLVQITNGVVLAIQPAS